The sequence ATAGGCGCCAATGCCGGTGAAGGGGTAGAGGTGAATGGTATCGACGCGCGGGTGAGTGCTCTTGGGTCTCAGCCTGGTTCAGTGCAGGCCACCATGGATGCCGGTAACACCGCAGGTGCCAACCAATCCAACTTCAGCGTGCGGATCGGTTCGTCCGCCAACGCGACCGACGTCAATATCCTATCGGCGGCCAATGGCGGTAATATCACTGGTGCGTCAGCGGCTGACCTGACTAACCCGGAGGCCGATAATTACGGCACTGGTTTCGCGAAGTCCATAGCTGATCGCTTGAATAATTTACGTGAAGATGGTGTGGAAGGTCTGGAGGGTGTGTATGCCAGTGCCAAAACGACGTTCGATTATCGCGATGTGGGCGGTACAGCGGCTGCAGACGCCGCGGTTGGTGCGGGGACGTTAGCGCACGGTGACCTGGAGATTAACGGAGTGAGTATCGGTCCGGTCAGTGTGCAGGAGCGCGATGCAGACAACTCATTGCAAAAAGCCATTAATGCCAAATCCGATATAACGGGTGTGACTGCCACGCTGGATGATAATGGCCGGCTGACCCTTACCGCTGAAGATGGCCGCGATATGGTAATAAGTACGTCGAATGGCGCAGAAGATATTCTGTTCAATGGTGGTGATGTAGCGAATGCCAATACTGTGGCGGCCTCAACAAACCAGGTCAAAAATGGTGAGCTGACGGTTTCTGCGCAGGATACTATTAACGTCACCCTGGCGGGTGGCATGACCAATACCGATACCGATGACGATAACGTTCAGGCGGTCGGTACGGTCGCCAATGCCGACATTACCACTATCGAAGCATCGAATTTAACCATTACCTCCATGGACAGTGCTTTGGCACAGATTGATTCTTTCCGCGGGGAACTGGGTGCGATTCAAAACCGCTTTGAATCTACGATTCGTAATTTGTCGGCCGTATCTGAAAGTTTGTCGGCCGCTAACTCACGGATCCAGGATGCCGACTTTGCGGCTGAGACAGCCAATCTTTCTAAAAACCAGGTATTGCAACAAGCCGGCATCTCGGTATTGTCCCAGGCAAATGCGTTGCCACAGCAAGTGTTATCGCTGTTGCAAGGTTAAGCTTCGGGCTTATAAATACCAAAAGGGGCTTCGGCCCCTTTTTTGATGGTGTCAGCAAAATTGCCTAGATCTGATCAGTTTAACTTTTGTTCAGGATTAATTTCGACTGGTTCACATTTATAAACCCGAATAAAAATCATTATATATTGATTGAATTCCATAAGGTCCAAATGAATATTCAATCAGGCCAGAACACTCGTTTCTTTCCAGTTTTATGACTTCCCTGATGCACAATGCAGTCGGTGAAAAGCGCACTGATTTTTCGGTGTGCGTTTTCTATTTAATTACATACCAAATAAAAACGGAGAGAAAAACATGAATCCTTTGCGACACGGATTGTATTCTCTTGTGCTGATAACGGCGGCAGGTTCTGCAATGGCTGACGTTATATTTGAAGACGATTTTGCCCAGGGTACCGGAATCTTTGCAACAGAAGGCCGGGTCTATACAGGCAATTACGGAATCCGGATGCGGGGCGGTGTTGCATCGGGTTCTTCGGTCACTTCAAGTGCGATCAGTACACAGGGATACGAAAACCTGGTATTACAATTCCGGCGTGAGGCGTCGGGCCTGGATAGTGGGGAAACCGGTACGGCGTCTGTTTCGATCAACGGTGGGGCATTCACTCCCCTGGAATCGATAACCGACGGTAATGCGGCGACCATGGACTTTCCGTTACCAGACACGGCCAGCGGTAAAAATATTCGCGTCCGCTTTGCATTGCAAGCTAGCAGTTTTTTTGAAACTTACACCATTGCGTCGCTCACTCTGAATGGAGACGGTGGCGACGAGCCTCCAGCGGAATGCCCGGGGGGGCCAGAATGCCCCGTTGAACCTGAGTGCCCAGGTGATCCAAGTTGTCCTGTGGATCCGCCGCAATGTCCTGGTGATCCGGATTGCCCGCCACCGACATCGGAATTCGAATTCCCCAGTGCCCCGACCGGTAAACCGGCCGCCGGTGACTTCGTCACCTTTGAATCCGGCCATGTTCGCCCGATGGCTCTCTCCGGCGATGGCAATACGCTCTATGCCGTTAATACCCCGGATAACAAGGTTGAAGTTTACGATGTTTCCGGTACCACTCCTCAATTAGTGGAACGTATTCGGGTGGGGATGGAGCCCGTAGCGGTTGCGTTACTGAATGATTCACAACTATGGGTATCCAATCATCTGTCCGACAGCGTCAGCATTGTCGATGTTTCCGTATCACCGGCCGTGATCAAACAAACGTTGCTGGTCGGTGATGAACCCCGCGATATCGTTTTTGGCGGAGCTAACGACCAGTTTGCGTTTATCACCGTTGCGCACCGCGGCCAAAACGTTCCGTTTGATCCGAAAATGCAAACGGCCGGTGTCGGCCGTGCAGATGTCTGGGTATTTGATACGGGTAATACCGGTAATACCTTAACCGGCGAACCCAGAACCATTTTGAATATGTTCGGCGACACCACACGGGCGTTGGCACGTAGCCCCGACGGTGAAACCATTTATGCTGCGGTATTTAATTCCGGAAACCGTACAACGGTATTGACCGATGATCGAGAAAACGGAGATATACTGGATAAGGCTCCACCTTTCGAAAATGTTGAAGGTGCGCAACAGCCAGAGACCGGCTTGATTGTCCAATACAATGGTCGTAACTGGGTAGATAACGGCGATCCGACCAGCGGCGTAGCACCGAAGATTTGGGATCAGCGGGTTAAATTGAGCCTGCCGGATTACGATGTTTTTGAAATCGACGCTTCGGGTGGTACACCGCGGGTGGTCAACCGGATTTCCGGTGTCGGTACTACGTTGTTCAATATGGCGGTGAACCCCAGCAATGGACAGGTTTACGTGAGCAACCAGGAAGCCCGTAACGTTGTCCGCTTTGAAGGTCCCGGGAATAATTCCACCACCGTTAACGGGCATTTTGTGGAAAGCCGCATCACCGTGATAAATAACGGTAACCCCAATCCGCGTCATCTGAATAAGCACATCAATTACAATTCCAGACCGGGTACGGGGACTGCTGCGGAACGCAATGCCGCACTGGCAACACCGTTGGAAATGGCGGTCAGCAATAACGGAGCTAATCTTTATTTGGCCGCTATGGGGTCGGATAAGTTGGCGCGTTTCAGCACCTCACAACTCGCCTCCGACAATTTTACGCCCTCAGCCGATGATCACGTTAAGTTGTCTGGCGGCGGTCCTACCGGGGTGGTGCTGGATGAAGCCCGCAACCGGGCGTTTGTCACCACGCGCTTTGATAACGGAATTTCGATAGTAAGCACCGGTGGTCGTATGAGCGAAAGTGCCCACGTGACTATGAATAATCCAGAGCCTGCAGTGGTTAAAAATGGGCGACGTTTTCTTTACGATGCGACCTACACTTCCAGTCGCGGTGATTCGTCATGCGCCGGGTGTCATATCTTCGGCAACATGGATCACTTGGCATGGGATCTGGGTAATCCGGATGAAGACGTGGCTGAAGTGGTCAATACCTACAACCGCAACACGCCATCTTTCCTGGGTAATGATGAGTTTCACCCCATGAAAGGGCCTATGACCACTCAGAGTTTCCGTGGCATGAAAGGCAACGGACCCATGCACTGGCGCGGTGACCGGCAGGCACAAACCCGTTCTGCAGGTGAAACCTTGGAGGAACAATCCTTCGAAGACTTTATCGTTGCTTTCCCCGGTTTGCTTGGCCGTGCAACACCACTCACTGATCAGGAAATGGATGCATTTGCCAAATATGCACTGGAATTAACCTATCCGCCCAACCCGGTGATGAATCTGGACAACAGCCTTACGGCGCAGCTGGAGCAGGCCTACGACGTTTATAACAATAAGCGTACAGACGGTACGATCACCTGTAACGGCTGTCACCGCATCGACCCGGTTAACGGTAACTTTGGTACCGACGGCACCATGACCATTGAAGGTGCCGGTGTGGAAGAAGACATGAAAATTCCACATTTGCGTAATGTCTATGAGCGTGTAGGTATGTTCGGTTACAACAGCCTGTTCCGTGGCCCGGGTCAGATCGGCGACCAGATTCGTGGTTTCGGTTACGACAATATGGGTTCAGCCGGAACGGTATCCATCTTCCTGGATTCGCCAACCTTCAACCTGACCGCTGCGGAACTGGTGCAGGTAGAAGCACTGGCAATCGCTGCACCTTCGGATATGAACCCGATTGTTGGTCAACAGGTTACGGTAACCAAGGCAAACCGAACCCGATCCGATGTTCGCAATCGCATTAATTTGCTGGTGGAAAGGGCGCTTGTGACCAGTCCGCGTGCGGAGTGTGATCTGGTGGCAACAACCGTCGTTGATGGTCAGTCTGTGGGTTGGGTGATGAATGCGCGGCAGGGTTTTGTGCCAAGCGATACCGGCCTGACTTCCGCTACCACGTTAGATGGTGTGCTGGACTATGCAACCGGTAAGGACAGCACAGCTACCTTTACCTGTGTGCCGCCGGGAAGTGGTACACGCATGGGTGGTTGATCGCGGAGTGTAAATTAAGGAGCAATAAGCAAGTAAAAGGGGCGTCATTTGATGCCCCTTTTTTTATTTTCCAAGCTGAACAAATCCATAGAAATTGGAGGTTTAATAAAGCGCTCAACCGCAGCAAATATTTGAAAAAGCGAGATTTTCTGCTTCACTTAGCCAGTAAAGGTGGCCGGTTGAGGAAAGGCGTATATGAAAGATCCCACGGAAAATGTGGATGCAATGGCCGTTCTGCGTCTGTTTGAAGCCGATGTCACCGGAAGGCGCTATGAGCAGGCTGAAGAGTGCCTTTCCTGGTTAACTAAAAACTGTTCGATACACGCAGCCCAACCCAACAAGGTTATATTGCCCACCTTTGATGAGCGGGAAGTGGTTTATGTTGCTACACGAATGGCAAGTAGCCTGTGTCAGTTATTCAGTGATCCTGGGTTTGGAATATCAGACAAGAAATTCAGCCATTATGCACTTGGGCACGGCAGCCTGATAACCTTGCTCGGGGTGTCGGGGTTTGGTAATGCCGATCATGTGATTCAAAACTTGTTGGAGCCGCTTGAAAACCGAAAGCGGGAATCCGTATCCCGGGAGACATTCAACAAAATTCTATTGCTACACAGTATCGATTCTGAAGTAAAACTACCCTATAGCCAATACCTACAAAGTCATCCACGACATATTCTCTGGCTGGTGTTACTGGCAGTGGCCTCGCTGTTTTGTGTAACAGAACGGGAAAATTCGGCGCGCAATCAGCTAATTTCATCAATGATGCAAGGCTTCGATATCTCGGCATTCGAAACACCTATGCTGGGTTGGCTCTGTATCGCCTGGATGCATTGCAGTTATGCAACTATTCCTGAACGGGATCAATTCAAAAAACTACTGAACCGGATGCTGGTTTACTGGATGAAAGGAATTGGAATAGAACAATATCAAATGGCAAAACAGCACCAGAAACGAAATAAGCCGGTATTGTTAGTGATAAATGAATTCTTTAAATCCAGCCACGCTATGTACCGCTGTTATGCCCCAACCATAATGGCCCTGCGCGAACACTTTTATGTTATCGGGATGACCCAGGAAAAAGATTGTGATGAAGTCTCGGTAAAATGTTTTGATGAACATGAGTATATTGAGTGGCGTGAACATGTCGGCGATTTTCTGGATAAAACAATTAATACAATAAAGAATATCTCCCCGGACGCTATTTACTATCCCAGTGTTGGTATGCAGATTACATCAATTCTACTCGCGAATATAAGATTAGCACCTTGTCAATTCATGACCCTTGGTCATCCCGCCAGCTCACATTCCGATGTTATGGATTACTGCCTAAATGAAAATCAGTTTCTTGGAGACAGTAAACTGTTCTCGGAGAAATTAAGGATAGTAGATGATAATGCATCAAATTTTTCCCCTCATATTGATCAGCCGCCTCGGTCGGAGCTCTTGGGGTGGAAGAAACCATTGCAATCAGGAGAGCCGGTGCGGATTATTATTACCGGCTCTGCGATGAAGATAAATGCTGAGTTTGTCAGTGTGTTGTCGACTATTGAGACGAAAACTGTAAGTGAAGTAGAGTTTCATTTTATCCCTAATCTGAATAATTTGTCGATTTGCCTCTTCCGTAAGAAATTGGCGTCGATGCTGAAGCGGTTCGTGGTACATCCTTCGATGGGTTATCAACAGTATTTGCGTCTAGTCGCCCGTTGTCAGATTCATCTAAGTCCCTTTCCGTTTGGAAGTACCAACAGTCTGGTTGACTCGATGTTACTTGGCTTGCCTTTGGTAGTAATGAAAACAGAAAATTGTGCTTTGCAGATTGATGCAGGCATTATCGGAAAATTACAGCTAGAAGAACTCACACCAGCCGCTTCAAATGACGAATACATTAACCAGGCCTGTCGTCTCATTGATAACCAGGATGCACGTGAGCGTCTTACTCACATGGTCGAGGAGGCAGATATAGAAAAGATTTACTTTGAAATCCGCCCAGCAGAGGCGGAGCGGTGTGCTCAGAAAATACTGGAAATGGTGCTGTATCATGAACCAGACGCCATAAAGTTTGCGCAATAGCGCTGGGACCGGAGAGGTACAGATGACCGGATTAGAAGTCACGTTTCGTCTGCTGGTTTTCCCGCTGGATATTGACAGAGCCCGGGAAATGATCACATTTGCCGGATCACTGGGCGCCGAAGTGATCGGTGCTAGCTCGATAATGAAGACAGTAGAAGCCCGGCAATATTCTGTGACGTCTTTCCATTATTTGCCCTTTGTCACTGAAAGTGCATTTGAAGCGGCCTTTCAGGCTCTGTTGGAAACTGAAAGGATCACTCATGTATATACGCCACACGGTGTGATCTGGTCGCACCTGATGCGCTGTCGTCAACAGCAACCTGAATTCTATCAGTTCCATCTATGCCAGCCATCTCCTTATGAGGAAGACTGGCTGCGACTACTGCCAAGCCAGGCATGGGCTGATCAGGTTATGGCGGATAACTTTGTGGAGGCATTGCATTGTCCGGGGAAAGTAGAAAGGAGAGAACCGCTGCGGTGGGGTCAGCTTGTGAGCCTGCACCAACAGTTTACTCATATTCCCGGGCAATCTGATGATCGTAAATTAGCTGCGCTGACTCATATCGCACGTCTTTTACCATTGGGTAATCTAGTGGAAGTGGGATCTTTCCAGGGCCGGTCAGCCTTTGCAATTGGATGGCTGGCTAAACATTACAGTGTTGGAAATCTGGTGTGTGTTGATCCCTGGGACAATAGCAAAGTTAAAGACCAGGGAGAGCAGGCTCAGATTGTTAATCAGGAGTTGCTTAGTGGGCGGGATATATTGGATCTGGACCAAGTTTTTTATAGTTTCATTGGTGCAGTTTCTTTGCTCGACAATGTGGGCTATATCCGTGAGACCTCCGAAGTTGCCGTAGGAGTTTATAAAAACGCGGTTAGCCAGGGTTTCCTGCCTTCGAATGAACTTAATGCGCTGCCTTTAACTGATCAAATCTCGATGTTGCATATTGATGGCAATCATCGCTACGACTTTGTCCGTCAAGATATAGAACTGTGGCTTCCCCTGGTAATGAATGGCGGGTGGGTATTGTTGGATGATTATGTCTGGGCATTTGGTGATGGTCCCAGGCGTGCTGGAGATGAACTGCTGGCGACCGGAAATTTTGATGTTGCTTTTACTGCTTCAGACACCCTGTTTTTGCGTAAAGGCAATGCGTAGATGAGCAGGGTTTTACTGCTTGATACCAACTTGTCAGCGTACCCAATACATCAGTTTCTTGTGGGGCAGGGGCATGATGTCTTTGTTTTGGGAGGGAATCCTGACGACTATTTGGCGAAAATATCGAAGAACTACATTCAGTATGATTACTCCGATCGGATACACATGCCTGCCATTCTTAATCATTACAAAGTCGATTATCTTGTGCCAGGGTGCAATGATTTATCTTACATCGTTTGTGCAGAATTGAATGAAGTAACGGTCTTCAACGGGATTGATAGTGTTGCAACTACTCATGTTCTAAATAATAAAAAGCAATTTCGGCAATTTGCTATTGAGAACAAAATTCCTGTACCTGTGTTGCTTACGGAGAGTGAAGCGCTGGATCAGTTGCCGGTGATCGTTAAACCTGTCGACTCCTATAGCGGTCGAGGGGTAACCGTTATCAGAAAAAGAGACGATTGCGCACTACAGGAAGCTATTACTCTATCGAAAAGTCAGTCTCGTAGCGGACAATACTTAATAGAAAAGTATGTGCAAGGTCAGCTGCTGAGTCACTCTGCATTTCTGAAAGACCAGAGGATTATGTTAGATTTTTTCGTAGAGGAACAGTGTATTGCGAGCCCTTTCGCAGTTGATACAAGTAGAGTGGTGACAGGTTTGTCGTGCGAGATGTCGGAGAATATTCGTCGGGTAGTCGAGCAGATGGCCGCAAATCTTGGCTTGGCCGACGGACTTTTTCATTCCCAGTTTATCATGCAGGATGATGATTACCGGATTATTGAAGTTACCCGACGTTGTCCGGGTGATCTATATAGTTTATTGATCGAATACTCTACTGGTATTAAGTATGCCGATATGTACACCAATCCGTTTCTGGGTAATCCTCAGGTTGTTGTGGGAACGCCATCAACGAAGCTTATAGTGAGGCATACAATTACCACCCCTGAGGAAACGTATTTTAGTAGCATTAAGTTCATCCGACCGGTGAAACAGGTGGGTTATTTTTCCCTGGCCAGATCCGGAGATCAGATCGGTTTAGCTCCCCTGGGCCGTATAGGGATATTTTTTACTGAGTCGGACTCTCAGGAGGAACAAGCACTCATTTATGATGAGTTGACGCGACGGGTTCTATATGTCATTGAATGAAAACACACAGGCTTTAACGGATCCGGCCGATTCACGCGAGTTTGTAGCCAGAGTGAAGTTAGCTTTACGTATAAAAAAACCGGAGCAATCTGCTTTCACGTTCCTTGAAAATAGACTGGCTATACCCCGGTATATTATTGGCCGGAATGAAGAATCTGTAGCTCTCAGGAAGCTAATCGAAGTGGACGGTGTTATCGATGATTACAATACCGCTCCATGCGATGAGTTTGGCACACCCATCGTTCGAAGTAGTGATTTGCCGGTAGACGCCTGGGTTGTCAATTGCTCCACATCTATAAGTCCTGTCGATGTTAACAGGCGACTTTCCGCATTGAATATTCAAGCTGCCATCGGAATAAATCAGATCATTGAGGCTGCCGGCGGTGTTCTGCGTTGGCCTTGGTTTGTACGTGACCAAAGACAGTCAGTTGAATGCAATATTACTCAGTGGGCTGAGTTATTTGACTCGCTGGCGGATGATGAATCGCAACGTACGCTATTGGATGTGGTGTGTTACCGGCTGACAGCGGATGCGGGGTATATGCAGAATTACGAGGTACGTGTAAATGATCAGTATTTCGAACCATTCATGAACTATTCCCGGGAAGTTTTTGTGGATGCCGGAGGTTTTGATGGTGATACAACTGAAGCATTTTGTCAGCGTTATCCGGATTATAGGTCTGTACACCTATTTGAACCGTCTGCCGCTAATATGCAGGCGGCGAAGCTAAGATTGAGCGCGTATCGGGATATTCATTTTAAACAAGCGGCGCTGTCGGATACCGATGGGCTGCTCAATTTTAATGACAGCCTGGGCTCCGCGTCGACGGTAAGCGATACGTCGTCCGGCCAAGTTAGTGCATGTCGTCTTGATGATGTTTTGGATGGCGAAGTTAGCTTTATAAAAATGGACCTGGAAGGCTGGGAAATGAAAGCACTCGCCGGTGCGAGCGATCTGATTCAAAAGAATCGTAGTAAACTGGCCATTGCGGTATATCACAATGCTAATGATTTCCTGGAGGTTTCGCGATATGTGCTGGCTTTGAACCCTGGACGACAGGTGTATCTACGTCATTATACTCAAGGGTGGTCCGAAACTATTATGTACTTTAAATGACTTTACTCATGCTTTTTTCTGGCAAAGCCGGAATCTTCATGGAGAAGAATATATGAATTTGCTTCAGCAAGAACCACTTCAAATCGCATTTATCGGTGGAGGGGTTCATTCTGCTGTTGGTTATGCCCACTTTAATGCAACCCGGCTGGATGGGCAATTTCGTTTGGTGGCCGGTTGTTTCAGCCGTAATGCGGAACAGAACCAGTTATCTGCATCCACTTATGGTGTAAATCCGGAACGAACCTACCCTACATGGCAGGCTTTGCTGGATGCAGAGTCAGGTCAGCTTGATGCAATCATTGTATTAACTCCGACTCCCGTTCATGCTGAGGTGGTTGTGAGCGCCCTGAATGCCGGGTTCGCGGTAATTTGTGAGAAGGCGTTGGGTATGTCTAGTGAGGAATGTCTCCGGATTGAACAGGTCAGAAGTGAAAAACAGGGTTATCTAGCGGTGACTTTTAACTACTCAGGTTATCCTATGGTACGTGAGATAAGACGGACTATTCGGGAAGGTAAGCTAGGAACATTACAACAAATCCAGGTTGAAATGCCACAGGAAGGGTATTTGCGTAAAGGCGCAAATCCCCAAATTTGGCGGCGTAGCGATTATGGTGTTCCCACTGTGTCACTCGATCTTGGTGTTCATGTACACCATTTAGTGGATTTTATCACACTCGGTAAAAAGCCAGTCAGCGTAGTTGGGGACCAAGCCAGCTATGGCCAGTTCGCTGAGGTTATAGATAATGTTTATAGTATCGCTCGCTATGAAGATAACGTGCGCGTGCAGAGCTGGTGGGGCAAGTCTGCTCTGGGTTATCGCAATGGGCTGCGTATCCGTGTGTTCGGCAGCGAAGGCAGTGCTGAATGGTATCAGATGGATCCGGAGATTCTGAGTTTTTCGGACAACACCGGGAGAACATTTCGTCTTGATCGTGGCTCCTCGGAAGCCGGATTGGCAATGGAGTCACGCTATAACCGGTTTAAAGCTGGGCATCCGTCCGGCTTTATCGAAGCTTTTGCAAACCTATATGCTGATATTGCCACAGATGTCCGTTGTTATCGAAATGGATGCCCGGATACGAATGAATTTGTTTATGGTTCACTGAATGCTGCTGAAGGCATGCTGTTTCTTGAAAAAGTTTCGGAATCTTCCAAAACGAATAAATGGGTTTTAATCTGAGGATATAATCCAGTTTATCTGGCAGTTTCGGACTTCACAATTCTCCAAAAACGTCGCCGAAAAAATTCCAAGCTATCCGTGTTTTGTAAATGGCCTTTATCCTGTAGTTTCTGGTGCAGTTCAGAAAGCCG is a genomic window of Ketobacter sp. MCCC 1A13808 containing:
- a CDS encoding flagellin; the encoded protein is MAQTINTNISSLNAQRNLNRSQGSLQTSLERLSSGLRINSAKDDAAGLAISNRFTTQVRGLNVAVRNANDGISLAQTTESALGEITTNLQRIRDLAVQSANDSNSQADRLSLQAEVDQLLDETSRIATTTTFNGRNVLDGSMQAYYFQIGANAGEGVEVNGIDARVSALGSQPGSVQATMDAGNTAGANQSNFSVRIGSSANATDVNILSAANGGNITGASAADLTNPEADNYGTGFAKSIADRLNNLREDGVEGLEGVYASAKTTFDYRDVGGTAAADAAVGAGTLAHGDLEINGVSIGPVSVQERDADNSLQKAINAKSDITGVTATLDDNGRLTLTAEDGRDMVISTSNGAEDILFNGGDVANANTVAASTNQVKNGELTVSAQDTINVTLAGGMTNTDTDDDNVQAVGTVANADITTIEASNLTITSMDSALAQIDSFRGELGAIQNRFESTIRNLSAVSESLSAANSRIQDADFAAETANLSKNQVLQQAGISVLSQANALPQQVLSLLQG
- a CDS encoding YncE family protein; the encoded protein is MNPLRHGLYSLVLITAAGSAMADVIFEDDFAQGTGIFATEGRVYTGNYGIRMRGGVASGSSVTSSAISTQGYENLVLQFRREASGLDSGETGTASVSINGGAFTPLESITDGNAATMDFPLPDTASGKNIRVRFALQASSFFETYTIASLTLNGDGGDEPPAECPGGPECPVEPECPGDPSCPVDPPQCPGDPDCPPPTSEFEFPSAPTGKPAAGDFVTFESGHVRPMALSGDGNTLYAVNTPDNKVEVYDVSGTTPQLVERIRVGMEPVAVALLNDSQLWVSNHLSDSVSIVDVSVSPAVIKQTLLVGDEPRDIVFGGANDQFAFITVAHRGQNVPFDPKMQTAGVGRADVWVFDTGNTGNTLTGEPRTILNMFGDTTRALARSPDGETIYAAVFNSGNRTTVLTDDRENGDILDKAPPFENVEGAQQPETGLIVQYNGRNWVDNGDPTSGVAPKIWDQRVKLSLPDYDVFEIDASGGTPRVVNRISGVGTTLFNMAVNPSNGQVYVSNQEARNVVRFEGPGNNSTTVNGHFVESRITVINNGNPNPRHLNKHINYNSRPGTGTAAERNAALATPLEMAVSNNGANLYLAAMGSDKLARFSTSQLASDNFTPSADDHVKLSGGGPTGVVLDEARNRAFVTTRFDNGISIVSTGGRMSESAHVTMNNPEPAVVKNGRRFLYDATYTSSRGDSSCAGCHIFGNMDHLAWDLGNPDEDVAEVVNTYNRNTPSFLGNDEFHPMKGPMTTQSFRGMKGNGPMHWRGDRQAQTRSAGETLEEQSFEDFIVAFPGLLGRATPLTDQEMDAFAKYALELTYPPNPVMNLDNSLTAQLEQAYDVYNNKRTDGTITCNGCHRIDPVNGNFGTDGTMTIEGAGVEEDMKIPHLRNVYERVGMFGYNSLFRGPGQIGDQIRGFGYDNMGSAGTVSIFLDSPTFNLTAAELVQVEALAIAAPSDMNPIVGQQVTVTKANRTRSDVRNRINLLVERALVTSPRAECDLVATTVVDGQSVGWVMNARQGFVPSDTGLTSATTLDGVLDYATGKDSTATFTCVPPGSGTRMGG
- a CDS encoding class I SAM-dependent methyltransferase; translation: MTGLEVTFRLLVFPLDIDRAREMITFAGSLGAEVIGASSIMKTVEARQYSVTSFHYLPFVTESAFEAAFQALLETERITHVYTPHGVIWSHLMRCRQQQPEFYQFHLCQPSPYEEDWLRLLPSQAWADQVMADNFVEALHCPGKVERREPLRWGQLVSLHQQFTHIPGQSDDRKLAALTHIARLLPLGNLVEVGSFQGRSAFAIGWLAKHYSVGNLVCVDPWDNSKVKDQGEQAQIVNQELLSGRDILDLDQVFYSFIGAVSLLDNVGYIRETSEVAVGVYKNAVSQGFLPSNELNALPLTDQISMLHIDGNHRYDFVRQDIELWLPLVMNGGWVLLDDYVWAFGDGPRRAGDELLATGNFDVAFTASDTLFLRKGNA
- a CDS encoding acetyl-CoA carboxylase biotin carboxylase subunit family protein — protein: MSRVLLLDTNLSAYPIHQFLVGQGHDVFVLGGNPDDYLAKISKNYIQYDYSDRIHMPAILNHYKVDYLVPGCNDLSYIVCAELNEVTVFNGIDSVATTHVLNNKKQFRQFAIENKIPVPVLLTESEALDQLPVIVKPVDSYSGRGVTVIRKRDDCALQEAITLSKSQSRSGQYLIEKYVQGQLLSHSAFLKDQRIMLDFFVEEQCIASPFAVDTSRVVTGLSCEMSENIRRVVEQMAANLGLADGLFHSQFIMQDDDYRIIEVTRRCPGDLYSLLIEYSTGIKYADMYTNPFLGNPQVVVGTPSTKLIVRHTITTPEETYFSSIKFIRPVKQVGYFSLARSGDQIGLAPLGRIGIFFTESDSQEEQALIYDELTRRVLYVIE
- a CDS encoding FkbM family methyltransferase, which translates into the protein MSLNENTQALTDPADSREFVARVKLALRIKKPEQSAFTFLENRLAIPRYIIGRNEESVALRKLIEVDGVIDDYNTAPCDEFGTPIVRSSDLPVDAWVVNCSTSISPVDVNRRLSALNIQAAIGINQIIEAAGGVLRWPWFVRDQRQSVECNITQWAELFDSLADDESQRTLLDVVCYRLTADAGYMQNYEVRVNDQYFEPFMNYSREVFVDAGGFDGDTTEAFCQRYPDYRSVHLFEPSAANMQAAKLRLSAYRDIHFKQAALSDTDGLLNFNDSLGSASTVSDTSSGQVSACRLDDVLDGEVSFIKMDLEGWEMKALAGASDLIQKNRSKLAIAVYHNANDFLEVSRYVLALNPGRQVYLRHYTQGWSETIMYFK
- a CDS encoding Gfo/Idh/MocA family protein codes for the protein MNLLQQEPLQIAFIGGGVHSAVGYAHFNATRLDGQFRLVAGCFSRNAEQNQLSASTYGVNPERTYPTWQALLDAESGQLDAIIVLTPTPVHAEVVVSALNAGFAVICEKALGMSSEECLRIEQVRSEKQGYLAVTFNYSGYPMVREIRRTIREGKLGTLQQIQVEMPQEGYLRKGANPQIWRRSDYGVPTVSLDLGVHVHHLVDFITLGKKPVSVVGDQASYGQFAEVIDNVYSIARYEDNVRVQSWWGKSALGYRNGLRIRVFGSEGSAEWYQMDPEILSFSDNTGRTFRLDRGSSEAGLAMESRYNRFKAGHPSGFIEAFANLYADIATDVRCYRNGCPDTNEFVYGSLNAAEGMLFLEKVSESSKTNKWVLI